The Vicia villosa cultivar HV-30 ecotype Madison, WI linkage group LG1, Vvil1.0, whole genome shotgun sequence genome includes a region encoding these proteins:
- the LOC131657084 gene encoding uncharacterized mitochondrial protein AtMg00820-like yields MVDDEGELVYYAFYKDIEPVNAAKALKESNWMKAIDEEVKSIKVNNTWSLVKSSQDNKTIHMKWVYKLNLNPIGEVTRHKAKLVAKGFLQKEGIDFDKYIAPIARIETIRLVVGSESDERRGQYISRYQVPHLRYIISNEQ; encoded by the exons ATGGTCGATGATGAAGGTGAGCTAGTATATTATGCTTTCTATAAAGATATTGAACCAGTCAATGCAGCTAAGGCATTAAAGGAATCAAATTGGATGAAAGCTATAGATGAGGAAGTGAAGTCCATCAAAGTCAACAACACTTGGTCACTTGTCAAGTCATCTCAAGACAATAAGACAATCCAtatgaagtgggtatacaagttGAATTTGAATCCCATAGGAGAAGTAACTCGACATAAGGCAAAActtgtggcgaaaggatttcttcaaaaagaaggaatcgactttgacaAATATATTGCACCTATTGCTAGGATCGAAACAAttaggttggttgttg GTTCTGAATCTGATGAAAGGCGTGGCCAATACATCAGCAGATACCAAGTTCCGCATCTGCGCTACATAATATCTAATGAACAATAG